In Spinacia oleracea cultivar Varoflay chromosome 5, BTI_SOV_V1, whole genome shotgun sequence, a single window of DNA contains:
- the LOC110798601 gene encoding serine carboxypeptidase 1, with product MSKGKHYNFLLLLSLYLCLVCNILILTPTNASDQVTNLYKLLKSKRSKNPSLAASWVTLPAQIKESRVHIQPQDGLMEADKITSLPGQPDGVDFDHYSGYVTVDPAVEKALFYYFAESPTNSSSKPLVLWLNGGPGCSSFGNGGLLELGPFRVKSDGKTLIRNPYAWNNVANVMFLESPAGVGFSYGNVTIIDKQTGDISTAKDAYTFLANWFERFPHYKHRDFYLTGESYAGHYVPQLAYTIMHNNNNTNHTFINLKGIAIGNAWIDDATNTQGLYDYLWNHATHSDETHAKINKFCNFSETIPSKECDQYCNKAWEEAGNIDIYNIYAPVCLKSGNSKAHILHSVEVFDPCSSTYVDTYLNTKQVQQALHVKPTKWISCSGFAWQDTPSTVLPVIQKLMESNISVWLYSGDVDGRVPVTSTKYSLNTLKLPIKTDWRPWYDTDNQVGGYVVGYEGLVFVTVRGAGHLVPSYQPQRALTIISSFLQGTLPPPKSS from the exons ATGAGCAAAGGAAAACACTATAACTTTCTCTTATTGCTATCCCTCTATCTTTGCCTTGTTTGTAACATACTAATACTGACTCCAACTAATGCTAGTGATCAAGTAACAAACTTGTACAAATTGCTAAAGTCTAAGAGATCAAAAAACCCTTCTCTTGCTGCCTCTTGGGTGACATTGCCAGCTCAAATTAAGGAAAGTAGAGTTCATATTCAACCTCAAGATGGGCTCATGGAGGCTGATAAGATCACCTCCTTGCCCGGTCAGCCTGACGGGGTGGATTTCGATCATTATTCCGGTTACGTGACCGTTGATCCAGCCGTCGAGAAGGCACTGTTCTATTACTTTGCTGAATCTCCTACCAACTCTTCTTCTAAACCTTTGGTTTTATGGCTTAATGGAG GACCCGGATGCTCCTCATTTGGCAATGGAGGACTACTAGAATTAGGACCATTCAGGGTCAAGAGCGACGGGAAAACACTTATCAGAAATCCTTACGCTTGGAATAACG TGGCAAATGTGATGTTCTTGGAATCACCAGCTGGAGTGGGATTCTCGTATGGAAATGTAACAATCATTGATAAACAAACAGGGGATATAAGCACAGCTAAAGATGCATATACATTCCTAGCCAATTGGTTTGAGAGGTTCCCTCATTATAAACACCGCGATTTCTACTTAACAGGAGAGAGTTATGCTGGTCATTATGTGCCTCAACTTGCTTACACAATCATGCATAATAACAACAACACAAACCACACTTTTATCAACCTCAAAGGCATAGCG ATAGGCAATGCTTGGATAGATGATGCTACAAATACACAAGGGTTGTATGATTATTTATGGAACCATGCTACACATTCAGATGAAACACATGCCAAAATCAATAAGTTCTGCAATTTTTCCGAGACAATTCCTTCCAAAGAATGCGATCAGTATTGTAACAAAGCTTGGGAAGAAGCAGGGAACATTGACATTTACAACATCTATGCACCAGTCTGCCTTAAATCTGGAAATTCCAAAGCTCACATCCTTCATTCA GTCGAGGTTTTTGATCCTTGTTCTTCTACCTATGTGGATACTTATCTAAATACTAAACAAGTGCAACAAGCTCTCCATGTCAAACCCACAAAATGGATATCCTgcag TGGATTTGCTTGGCAAGATACTCCATCAACTGTTTTACCAGTTATTCAGAAGCTCATGGAAAGCAACATTAGTGTGTGGCTTTACAG TGGAGATGTTGATGGACGTGTGCCAGTAACATCAACAAAGTACTCCTTAAACACCCTCAAGCTTCCAATTAAAACCGATTGGCGTCCATGGTACGACACAGACAATCAG GTTGGAGGGTACGTAGTGGGTTACGAAGGGCTGGTGTTTGTGACAGTAAGAGGGGCTGGGCATCTAGTTCCAAGTTATCAACCTCAAAGAGCTTTAACCATCATCTCATCGTTTCTCCAGGGAACTCTGCCTCCTCCTAAGTCATCTTAG
- the LOC110798602 gene encoding probable pectate lyase 4, with protein MASKMVYIAIFSILLAMGPESCLGKRPGRAAFNSIDGCWRRNPNWLNNREDIAKCSAGFAGKMTNNIGEDVKKYVVTDPTDNPTSPKLGTLRYGVTMIPGKVWISFQKDMFIKLERTLLVGNYTTIDGRGAVVHITNGCLLLYQVTNVIIHGLRIHHCRTQPAGPVMGPGAKLMPISQMDGDAIRLLGSTKVWIDHNTLYRSEDGLIDVTLGSTNITISNNWFRDHDKVMLLGHDDDYNDDKNMKVTVVYNRFGPNCNQRMPRVRHGYAHVANNLYLGWEIYAIGGSMNPSVKSQSNLFVAPKTGSKEIIMSIIDKKTGKGLSNFKSVGDVLENGASFKETGSGYVKPNYNKEEKFPVESGNSVRKLTRSAGALRCRGRGSIC; from the exons ATGGCTAGTAAAATGGTTTATATAGCCATTTTCTCAATTTTACTAGCCATGGGACCAGAGTCTTGTTTGGGTAAGAGACCAGGACGGGCAGCATTTAATTCCATAGACGGTTGTTGGCGAAGGAACCCTAATTGGTTGAACAACAGGGAAGATATTGCAAAATGCTCAGCAGGCTTTGCAGGTAAGATGACCAACAACATTGGGGAAGACGTGAAGAAATATGTGGTCACTGATCCTACTGATAACCCCACAAGTCCTAAGCTGGGAACTCTTAGATATGGAGTGACCATGATACCTGGGAAAGTATGGATCTCGTTCCAGAAAGACATGTTCATTAAACTTGAAAGGACTCTTCTTGTTGGAAACTATACAACTATTGATGGCCGAGGTGCTGTTGTTCATATTACCAATGGATGCCTATTGCTCTACCAGGTTACTAATGTGATAATCCACGGGTTGCGAATTCACCATTGTCGAACCCAACCAGCAGGCCCAGTTATGGGACCTGGCGCAAAGTTGATGCCAATTAGTCAAATGGACGGGGATGCAATTAGGTTGCTAGGCTCAACAAAGGTGTGGATAGACCATAACACCCTTTACCGGAGTGAGGATGGTCTAATTGATGTAACCCTTGGCTCCACCAACATTACCATCTCCAACAACTGGTTCCGCGACCATGACAAGGTCATGCTCCTAGGCCACGATGATGATTACAATGACGACAAGAACATGAAGGTCACTGTTGTCTACAACCGTTTTGGTCCCAACTGCAACCAACGCATGCCAAG AGTTCGTCATGGTTATGCTCATGTGGCTAACAACTTATACCTAGGATGGGAAATTTACGCTATAGGAGGAAGCATGAACCCTAGCGTAAAGAGCCAGTCCAACCTCTTTGTTGCGCCAAAAACTGGATCTAAAGAG ATTATAATGAGCATCATCGACAAGAAAACCGGAAAAGGATTATCGAATTTTAAATCGGTGGGTGATGTCTTGGAAAATGGAGCTTCTTTCAAAGAAACAGGATCAGGTTATGTGAAGCCAAACTATAACAAAGAAGAAAAATTTCCTGTTGAAAGTGGTAACTCTGTAAGGAAGCTCACAAGATCGGCAGGGGCACTACGTTGCAGAGGAAGAGGATCAATATGCTAA
- the LOC110798600 gene encoding molybdopterin biosynthesis protein CNX1: MITVEEALKTVLSVAQRLEPVTVPLHEAHGKILAQDIQAPDPLPPYPASIKDGYAVVASDGPGEYPVITESRAGNDAVGVVVTSGTVAYVTTGGPVPDGADAVVQVEDTERIETDPSHPKRVRILAQTRPGFDIRPVGCDIEKDDVVLKSGHLVGASEIGLLATVGVTMVKVYRTPTVGVLSTGDELVEPTTRNLGCGQIRDSNRAMLLAAAVQQGCSVVDLGIARDDETELEKIMDKAFSAGVDIILTSGGVSMGDRDYVKPLLEKRGTVHFSKVLMKPGKPLTFAEINMKPTQNVNVNKVLAFGLPGNPVSCLVCFHLFVVPTIRFLSGRANSDVLRIHARLEKPIKTDPGRPEFHRAIVTWKENDGSGNPGFVADSTGQQMSSRLLSMKSANALLELPVGGTLLPAGTSVAAIVISDLISSPMKKDLLVRSSPRETAVSNFQDAVQVAILTVSDTVASGAGPDRSGPRAISVINSSSERLGGAKVVTTAVVPDDVPKIKDVLRRWSDVDKVDLIITLGGTGFTPRDVTPEATKEVIEKETPGLLYVMMQESLKVTPFAVLSRSAAGIRGSTLIINMPGNPNAVAECMEALLPALKHGLKQIKGDKREKHPGHVPHAQALPVDTWDQSYRTATASIGKEPGCSCSH; this comes from the exons ATGATAACAGTTGAAGAAGCTCTGAAAACCGTACTCAGTGTTGCTCAGCGTCTCGAACCAGTAACCGTTCCACTTCACGAAGCTCACGGAAAAATCTTGGCCCAAGATATTCAAGCTCCCGATCCTCTTCCTCCTTACCCTGCCTCCATCAAG GATGGCTATGCAGTGGTTGCTTCGGATGGTCCTGGGGAGTATCCGGTGATTACCGAGTCTCGGGCTGGAAATGATGCTGTTGGTGTGGTTGTCACTTCTGGAACTGTTGCATATGTGACTACTGGAG GGCCTGTCCCTGATGGAGCTGATGCGGTTGTTCAGGTGGAAGACACTGAAAGAATTGAAACTGATCCTAGTCACCCTAAACGAGTAAGAATATTGGCACAAACTAGGCCAGGTTTTGATATTCGTCCGGTG GGCTGTGACATTGAGAAAGATGACGTGGTGTTGAAATCTGGTCATCTTGTCGGTGCCTCTGAAATCGGATTGCTTGCCACCGTTGGCGTGACAATGGTGAAG GTTTATCGTACTCCAACAGTTGGCGTGCTCTCTACTGGAGATGAACTTGTTGAGCCTACAACCAGAAATCTAGGGTGTGGTCAG ATCAGGGACTCCAACCGCGCTATGCTACTAGCAGCTGCAGTTCAACAGGGTTGCAGTGTTGTGGACCTTGGCATTGCTCGTGATGATGAAACAGAGCTTGAGAAAATCATGGACAAGGCCTTTTCTGCTGGAGTTGACATAATTTTAACGTCTGGTGGTGTTTCTATGGGAGACCGAGATTATGTGAAACCATTACTTGAGAAGAGAGGAACAGTCCATTTCAGCAAG GTTCTTATGAAACCAGGAAAGCCTTTAACATTTGCGGAGATCAATATGAAGCCAACTCAGAACGTAAATGTTAACAAAGTTTTGGCCTTTGGTTTACCTGGAAATCCCGTGAGCTGTTTAGTGTGTTTCCATCTCTTTGTGGTGCCTACCATTCGTTTTCTTTCTGGACGGGCAAACTCTGATGTTCTGAG GATTCATGCCCGCCTTGAGAAGCCCATCAAAACAGATCCTGGACGACCTGAATTTCACCGTGCGATTGTTACTTGGAAAGAAAACGACGGATCAGGGAATCCTGG TTTTGTTGCTGATAGCACTGGTCAGCAGATGAGCAGTCGTCTATTGAGTATGAAGTCAGCAAATGCATTGTTGGAGCTTCCAGTTGGAGGTACCTTGCTTCCTGCTGGGACGTCTGTGGCTGCCATTGTTATTTCGGATCTAATCAGTTCTCCTATGAAAAAGGATTTATTAGTGCGGAGTTCACCTAGAGAAACTGCAGTGAGCAACTTTCAGGATGCAGTTCAAGTTGCTATTCTGACAGTTAGCGACACAGTTGCATCAGGGGCTGGGCCTGATCGTAG TGGACCAAGGGCTATTTCCGTGATCAATTCTTCTTCAGAGAGGCTAGGAGGAGCTAAGGTAGTTACAACAGCTGTCGTTCCAGATGATGTACCAAAAATTAAGGACGTTTTACGCAGATGGAGTGATGTAGATAAAGTGGATCTAATCATCACACTAG GTGGGACTGGTTTCACTCCAAGAGATGTTACTCCAGAAGCAACAAAAGAAGTAATCGAGAAAGAAACTCCAGGTCTTTTATATGTCATGATGCAAGAGAGTCTAAAG GTCACGCCATTTGCTGTGCTGTCACGTTCAGCCGCAGGAATAAGAGGATCTACACTG ATCATCAACATGCCTGGTAATCCAAATGCTGTGGCTGAATGCATGGAAGCGTTGTTGCCTGCGCTCAAACATGGTTTGAAGCAAATAAAAGGAgacaagagagagaaacaccCTGGTCATGTGCCGCATGCTCAGGCTCTGCCTGTCGATACATGGGATCAGAGCTACAGAACAGCCACTGCCAGTATTGGAAAGGAGCCTGGCTGTTCGTGTTCACACTAA